Part of the Thermococcus barossii genome is shown below.
GATTATTATGGCTGCTATCAACATTCCCACTGCGAACATTAGCATGTACTCCAGTGATGCCTGAGCTCTCCTACCCACAACTAGCCACCCCATTTATGCTTGAGCAACACCAGTAGAATGGACAGAAAAAGAAAATTAAAGCCTGGATCAGCCACTCTGGTTTAGGTTCTGAAGGCTCTCGTTGAGTTCGTTTCCAGCACTCTCTATGGTCTCGGTAGCACTGCTAGTTCTACCCTGGAGCTGCCTGACCACAATCAGGATTATTATCAGGGCGGCAGCAATCATAAACAGGTACTCGATGGCACCTTGGGCTTTCCTCTTCATGTTATCCACCTCCGAAGGATTACTTCATGTATTAATGCACTGAAAAAGCTTATATAGCTTTCTCCTCAAATTTAAGTTAAATCTCCCCAATACTGCAGAAAGCCCAGAGGTGGTCGTGTGGAATTAGTGGCAGTACAATCGGAGTCCGTCAATATTGAGGATTGTGTGAAGGATGTTGTAGCAAAGTCAAAGAATCTGCTATCTAATCGTGGAGGTATTATATATTCCTCAAAAATCCACCTTACCTTCGGAGCTTTCATGAATCTTACGGTAACCCTTCTGCTCGATCCCCAGGGTAACGCACGGAAGGGGGTTCTGGCCGATTATTCTCCTGGAAAGCACAAAGAGGATGCCATTCAAAAAGCGCTGGAGAAGCTCAACCGGGCCCTTCCAAGAGACGCTAAAATCGTCGATTTCGAGGTTGGAACTTATACAACACCCGTCACCAGGCGAACATATGCGGTTGCGGTTCTTGTTTACAACGCACCCCTTGAACCCAAAGCCTTTGATGAGTACACCATAAAGGAGCGGAGGGAGCTACTTGCCAAGGTTCTCAGGGACTTCAACTACAACCCCAAGGTTCTCAACATATCGGAGATAGCCAGGATGTTCGGCGTTTCGAGGGACTCCATATACTACGACATCGAACAGATACTCAAGGAGAGAAAGGGAATCAACCGCTGACCCACATCGGTCTCGGCGTTGCGGAGATTATGAATATTATCACCGCAATGACGGCCAGGAGAAGCCTCTTTCTTGACACTGGGGAGACCTCGTCAAGTGCCCCAGGATTCCCAACGGAGCCCATCAGGAGAACCAGCATTCCCCAGATGAGCCAACCAACCCAGAGGAAGCTCATGCCTATGAGAACTAGACCAACGACCATCGTGAGGTACCTGTGGGCCTTCTCCCCGAGGAATGAGCGGGCTATATGTCCCCCGTCGAGCTGGGCCGCCGGGATGAGGTTGAGGAATGTCACCAGAATTCCAACCCATCCCGCGATGGCGACTGGATGAAGGAACACGACGCTGTCTTCGGGGAACGTAACCACGTATTTCTCTATTAACATGAAGAACAGGTTCTCGCCGAAGACGATTCCCCCCTCGGTGGGCGGAACCAGGTTCTGGGGTATCGGCACCGAGAGCTTCAGCCCTATTATGCTCACTGGTATCGCTACCAGAAAACCGGCTATAGGGCCGCTGACGCCGAGGTCTATGGCGGCATTTCTCGTCGGCAACGGTGATTTGACCCTTATAACCGCTCCGAGGGTTCCCAGCATGCTGGGGAAGGGGATGAAGTAGGGCATCGTTGCCCTGACGCCGTGATAGGCCGCGGCGATCTTGTGACCCAGCTCATGGGTTCCGAGTATGGCCATCACACTTATGGAAAAAGCCACCGCGTTGACGTAGGGATTCCTTATCCCAGGGAGATTGTAGTAATCGAGGAGCTGGATGTAGAGGGATGAAAGGTAGTAGCCCGCGAATAGGGTTGTGAATATCGTGGCCACCAGAAAAATCCACGGGAGCCACCTGTTGTCCTCTTTTATTCTTTCGGCAGGAAAGACAAACAGCAGAATGTCCCCCCCGCGTTTTTTGAGAGCCGCCCAGTAGCCGAGCTCCTCCAGTTCGTTCAGAACCCTCTCAAAGTTCTTCTCCCTGATTGCATGAACCCTGAACACAAAAACTCTCCCATCTATTCTCTCAAGTTCCGCATCGTAGAATTCCATAACTTTTCTCTCAACTGCCTCCGGGAGGAAGGTAACATCCTGATTAATCGGGAGCGTTAATTCCTCCGGTTCGGTCTGGAATTCCACCAGAACCATGTCCCCACCGCACTCGGGGCAGGCCCTCTCGATTAGGGGTTCCGTGGAGTCAACGACCTCCCTGTGTCCGCAGTTGATGCACTCGTAGACTCCCTTCGGCATTTTGGCTCCCTTGAAAGGAATTGATGGGGAGCTTAAAAAGGCTATTCCTCAATTTCGACCAGTCCCTCATCGGCGTTAACGGTGGCCCTCTTTCCGCTCCTGAGCTTTGAGACGTCTATCCCGTCCACCATTGGAATTCCGGCTATTATTGCCCCGGTCGCGACTATCGTCTCCGCTTCCCCGACCAGAATTGCCTTCGGCGCCTTGCCGTTCTTTTTAAGAGCGTAGATGACGTAGGAACCAACTGTGGAGCCCTTCCCCCGTGGAAACGCCAGTATCTTGCCCGCGATACTCTGCCCCCTGATGTCGCTCTCGGCGTCCGTCACTATCCCGGTTTCGGGGTCAACACCGCCGAGGAACGATAGGGGCTTTCTGGAGACTATCAGCTCGCCCTCTGCCTTTCCTCCGACTACCTTCCTTCCCCTGAGCTTCATGGTCTCACCTCACGGGGCCTCCTTGAGGAGGTTGTCCACGTCGTCGAGCCTCACCTTAAAGCCGAAGGAGCGGAAGTAGAAGGCGCTCTTACCGCTGTTTGTGGCCACACCCCCGTACCATCCCTTGATTGGCGACACGACGAAGCAAACGTCCGGGATAATGCGACCGTTGTAGCGCTCTATCGTTTCGGTGTATCCGAGTGCGTCGGCCAGAGCCTTAACGGCCCTGCTCGCGGTGATGAAGAGCGGTATCTTCAGGGGCCTTCCCCGCATCCTCAGCAGCTCGGCAATCTCCTTTATCTCGGCCAGGGAGGCGTGTGGACAGCCGATGAGGAGCATGTCAATCTCGCTCCAGTCGTCGGAAAAAGCCTCCCTCACCGCCCGTACGTCACTCTCTTCTACGGTTATCGTTTCAAGCCTGTCGTCAATGGCCCGGTGGTACTCGGGCGTTTCCCCTTCAACGTGGTAGAGGGCTATCGAGCCGCTCGCGGCCATCGCGGCGCCGAGCTCCTTGAGGTACTCCACGTTAGAGGGTTTGAGCCCTCTGAGATAGGGGACGTCGTTGCCGAGGGCCTTACCGAGGTGATAGCCGAGCGCCGAGTAGTCCACGAAGGTCTCCACCTTTGCATCAACCTCGACGACCACCGTTGCTTTCCTGTTCTCGTCGAGATGGAGGCCGTAGTTGGGGGTTTTGCCCACTATCGCGGCGGCCAGGCTTGAGGGGCCGCCCTCGCGGTTGGTTCTCGCTCCGAGTATGGAATTCGCGAAGCTTACAGCTGAACTCTCGCTCCAGGCAAGGTGATCACCGAACTTCGGAAGGTTCGCGCCGTAATAGGGGGTGCAGGTTGACGTGGTTTCAATTCCCATTCTCCGGTAGAGTTCAAGAACTTGCATCTGTTTCTCCATGAACTCGTCGTCCCCTATCCCCGCCGGGTTGAGCGTCGTGTAAACGGAGACCTTCGCGCCAGCATCGGCGAAGTCCCTCAAGAACTCGATTCCAGCATCGCCGATGTTCTTGTAGGAGACACCGGCAATCTGGGCGCTTTTAATGGGGATGAGCCTGTCCGCACCGTAGATTTCACCGAGGGCGACCAGTATCTCCATGGCCTTCTGGAGTGCGTAGCCGTACTCCCCTGCGAGTATGAGCTCCTCCTCCTTCGTCAGGTACATCGTACCACCTATTCGGTTCAACGCTTAGCTGCTTATAAGGCCTTTCTTCTACCGATGAAAGTTATAGTAATAGCAGACATGTTCAGAAATTTTTATAGTATCTAAAGACAATAAGTAATGCCCAACTACCGGGAGGTGCCCAGGATGAGATTTAGTGTTAGAAAATTGGTAATTGTTTTATTTTTGGTTCTCTGTAGCGTGCTGGCAACTCCAGCGGCGGCCTCCGACACCTACGACGTCGTGCTCTCGGACACCGGACCAACCTTCTACGCTACCAAAGGAGTAGGGGTGTGGCCCTTCATCCACACATTCAAAATGCAGGGCGAAGTGATATCGTACTCGACCTCTTGGTACTATGGCTCTGGATATTCACAGATATCTTTCCCCTTCCTGGGACTTTACTCCCTGGACTACGCCTACGTCCGCCTCACCAACAGCGCCGGCTTTTACAGGTCATGGACATACCACCAGGCCAGTTTTACCTGCAACTTCTACTATCCGTACCTCAGCGACGCCGATGGTGGACCAAGCTCCAGACTTACCATGAAGTGGCACTATGAATTCGTAGGAGATTTGGGCTCCTACTGAGGAGGTGATGAGAGTGAGGAGGTACCTCATCCCGATCTTTGTGCTGGTCCTTCTCGGGGGAATGCTTGGAGCAGCCTATGCCTTTTCACAGCCGCCTTCTCAGGATGCACTTGCATCGGCAATAGGGAAGATGAACAGGTATCACTTCGTTCGTGAGATAGAGTTCAACCAGTACAGGGTCTACGTGGTTGGTAACGGGAATTCAAGGATTGTCAAGAAGGACTTTGCATACCATGGCAAAATTGTGACTACTGGTGCCGTTGACATGACCCAGGGCATTGTTACAGAGTCCGAGGAGTACTACATCAACGGTTCGTTGGTGATGCACGGCCAGATAACCGTCAACCTGATAACGGGAGAAGTTTCTGGCACCGTAACCCTCGCAGATGGAACCACAATGGACGTAAAGGAGCTCTGGAAAAAGTACTATGGGGTAGACAGCGAAACGGCTGTGAACATGATACAGGGAACCCTTCCAACACTGGCATTCAGGAATGCCGTTCTTAACTCCCGAGACCTCAAGAAGGTTAAGAGCTCAGTTTCCCTGTCCGACAGAATAATGATGGGACTGGGGCTCAAGGAGAAGCTCTTCGAGTACGAGTTTACCACAAAATCTGGCAAGACATGGCACGTATTCGTTGACTCCAATGGCGTTCCACGCAGATTTGAGTTCAAAACGGAGGATTCAGAGATAGTAGTTCGCATAACCCCCGAGGGATAATATCTACAGGGTTACTTTTCCATTTATATTTTTGTTCTCTGGCTTCTTGCAGTTTTTAAGTCCCGCAAAATTTATAAACCCTGCACGGTTCACTAACTACGGGTCGTGCAGCGGGGTGGGGCAGCTAGGAGTGCCCGCCGGGCTCATAACCCGGAGGTCGGAGGTTCAAATCCTCCCCCCGCTACCATGTTCATTTCTGTACATTGGTGTCTTTGTTTGTACAGTAGTGACTGTGTGTATGCTCGGCAATGGGGTAAACTTTTTATTGTTGCGCGTGTTACGTTAATCGATAGTCATGAGAAAAATTAAAGATCTGGATGTAAATGAACTTCACGAGGTTGTTGAGAGGGTAAAGCTCCTGCGTTCTCTGGGATGTTCCTATGGCAAAATCGTCGATATCATAGCCGATGAGTACCGGCTCAGACTTTCAAAGGCAACAGTGATCCGCTGGTGCAAGGGCACACACGACCCGTTCAACCGGATTAAACGCATCGTGACAAAACCTTCACCGGAACTTTCCTATGTAATCGGAGTTTATCTGGGCGATGGGAGTATTCACAGGAAATCCAATGGAAAGTATCTCATCAAGCTTAAGGTCATTGATGAAGAGTTCGCTAAGGCGTTTGCTGAGTCACTTCAACGGTTGGGAGTCAAAACAACTGTGGGTCTTGAAAGTGATTCGACCAGGGTGGATAGGTTCTATGTTGAAGGGAGCAACAAAACATTGTTTCAGCTTTTAAGCAGCTCAAAGGAGACCCTGTTCTCCCTGTCGGAGAGGTATCCGGTGCAGTTCCTCAGGGGGTTCTTTGATAGTGAGGGATTTCCAACTGTGAATGCCGGGAAAACGTTCGATGTTAAAGTCGGGGTCGTCAACTCAGACGTTCAGGTTCTGAAATTTGCCAAGAAACTCCTTAAAGAACTGGGGATTCGTTCACGGATGGTAAAGTTATACTCTAAAGGTCACGAATTCACGATTCGAGGAGAGGTGTACACCTCAAACGTTGATATGTTCGTCCTGTGGATTTCACGCTTTGGGGATGTGGTATCTTTTTATGAAAACGTTGGTTTTACGGCAACGAGGAAATCAGAAAAACTTCGGAGAGCTATAGAGCTGAAGGAAAGTTATCCTCCAGCAGAGGCTATCAGAATGTGGCTAATCGAATACGAGAAGCATGGACGGGGATACGTCAAGAGGGCAAACCTTTTTAAACCTCCCATCAATTCCCAACGCGAAGGGGCGGCTGGCGGGAGCTGGCCGTCACCGGGAGGTGTATGGTATGGCAAGGATACACGCGAGAAAGAGGGGTAAATCAGGTTCTAAGAGGCCTCCGAGGACCGCTCCGCCGACCTGGGTCGAGTACACGGCGGAGGAGGTCGAGGGGCTCGTTATCAAGCTCAGGAAGGAAGGTTACAGCGCGGCGATGATAGGGACGATACTCAGGGACCAGTACGGCATTCCGAGCGTCAAGCTCATCACCGGCAAGAAGATAACCAAGATTCTCGAAGAGAACGGCCTCGCGCCGCAGATTCCCGAGGACCTCATGGCCCTCATCAGGAAGGCGGTTAAGCTCAGGAAGCACCTTGAGCAGCACCCGAAGGACAAGCACTCCAGGAGAGGTCTCCAGCTCACCGAGAGCAAGATCAGGAGGCTCGTCAAGTACTACAGGAGAACCGGCAAGCTGCCGGCGAAGTGGCGCTACGATCCGGAGCAGGCCAAACTCCTGGTTCGCTGATTCCCTTTCCTTCTTATAAGGTGGTAAAATGGACAGGGGCGCTTTCTTGGAGAAGGCCCGAGAGGGAGCAGAGCTAATCAAGATGCACATCGAGCTAGGGCACACTATCCGGATAATCTCGCACAGGGATGCCGATGGAATTACTGCTGGAGCGATTTTGGCGAGGGCCGTTGCCCGCGAAGGCGGAACGTTCCAGCTAAGCATCGTCAAGCAGCTCAGTGAGGAACTCATCCAGGAGCTTGCCTCTGAGAAGCACAGGATATACGTCTTCAGCGACCTTGGAAGCGGCTCAATAAGCCTCATCGAGAAACACCTTGAGGGGGCGACCGTTGTCGTTGCGGACCACCATCCCCCCGAGAAGGATGAGTTCTCCACGGATTCCCACGTGCTGGTGAACCCCGTTCCCTTCGGTGCCAACAGCGTTCGTGATTTGAGCGGTTCGGGGGTTGCCTACTTCGTCGCCAAGGAGATGAACGAGAGGAACATGGACCTGGCCTACATTGCCATCGTTGGAGCCGTTGGCGACATGCAGGAGATAGACGGAACCTTCCACGGGCTCAACAACGACATACTTGAAGACGGCAAGAGGCTGAATATCCTGGAGGTCAGAAAGGAGCTCCGACTTTTCGGGCGTGAAAGCAGGCCCCTGTACCAGATGCTGGCCTACGCCACCAACCCGGAGATTCCAGAGGTCACCGGAGACGAGAGGAAGGCCATAGAGTGGCTCCGGGCCAGGGGCTTCGACCCGGACATGAGGTACTGGCAGCTTCGCGAGGAGGAGAAGAGGAAGCTCCACGATGCCCTTGTGATACACCTCATCAAGCACGGTGCCCCCAAGGAAGCGATAGACAGGCTCATCGGCGACGTGGTGATAAGCCCGCTCTACCCCGAGGGCGATCCCAGACACGAGGCAAGGGAGTTCGCGACGCTCCTCAACGCCACCGGGAGGCTGAACGCCGGAACGCTCGGTGTTGCCATCTGCCTCGGCGATGAAGAAGCCTACAAGCGTGCCAGGAAAATGCTGGAGGACTACAAGAGGGAGCAGATAGAGGCGAGGAAGTTCCTCATCCAGAACTGGGGCATGGCCGACGAGGGAGAGCACGCCTACGTCTTCTACGCCGGCAAGAACATCAGGGACACGCTCGTTGGCATAGCGGCCAACATAGCGATAAATGCCGGCCTCGCGAACCCGGAGAAACCCGTCGTCGTTCTGGCGGACAGTGACGAGGACGAGAACCTCGTGAAGGGCTCGGCCAGGACAACGGAAAAGGCCCTGGCGAAGGGCTATCATCTCGGTGAGGCTCTCAGGGAAGTTGCAGAGAAGCTCGGCGGTGAGGGCGGCGGGCACGCAATTGCTGCCGGGATACGCTTCCCCAAAGGCAGGATAGACGAGTTCATACGGCTGTTCAACGAGGCCTTGGCCAGGCAGGTGGAGGGAAAGGGCGGTGAGGATTGAAGCTAGGGCGGAGATAGTCTGGCACTACGGCGATCCTGGAAGGGCCGAGGCGATAGCCGGGGCACTCGAAGTGGACAACGTGGGCCTTCCTGAGAGCCTAAAGAAAAGTTTAAATGTGCTAACCCGATGGGAAGATGGGGACGTCATAACAAAGGTTAAATACTCGGGTGAGATTGAGACACTCATCAAAGCGCTGGACGATTTGGTGTTTTCAATCAAAATCGCCGAAGATGTTACCGAAAAGGTGTGAACTGGAGGTGTTGGGATGGCAAAGGGTAACCCAAGGAAGAGGGCTGCTGCTACCAAGGATAAGTGGAAGATGAAAGAGTGGTACATAGTTTACGCTCCGGACTTCTTCGGGAGCAAGGAGATAGGTCTCACTCCAGCTGACGAGCCCGAGAAGGTCATCGGGAGGGTCATCGAAACCACCCTCAAGGACCTCACCGGCGACTTCACCAAGGGCCAGGTCAAGCTCTACTTCCAGATCTACGATGTCAAGGGCCAGAACGCCTATACCAAGTTCAAGGGGCACACCCTTGCGAGGAGCTACATAAGGAGCCTCGTCAGGAGGAGAACCACTCGCGTTGATGGGATATTCAACGTCACCACCAAGGACGGCTACAAGCTGCGCGTCATGGGCATGGTGATAGCCTACCGCAGGATACAGACCAGCCAGGAGAGGGCCATCAGGGAGATAATCAGGGACATCATCTACAAGAAGGCCGAGGAGCTGGACTACAAGGACTTCATCCTCGAAGCCGTCAGCGGCAAGATGGGAGCCGAGATTGCCAAGGAAGCGCGCAAGATATACCCGATCAAGAGGGCCGAGATAAGGAAGATCAAGGTCCTCGCCGAGCCGGAGGCTTGATGCCTCCCAATTCTATTCTCTCGCATCTTGCTCGGCAGGCTTTTAAGTGAGGAACCGCTTTTTCTCCTGGAGGTGAGCTCATGAAGTTCATAATCAAGACCCAGCGGGGAATGGAGAGTGTAGCTGCCAACTACATACGGGAAGCCCTTCCAGACGCCAGCGTCTGGGCTTCTCCCATGGGCTACTCCGGCCTGGTCATCGTCGAGACCACCGATGAAAACGCCGGTGAGAAGGTGCTGGAAATACCTGAGGTGGAGAGGATTATCCCGGTCATTGTGGAGGTCCCAGCGGAGCTTGAGAAAATCGTGGAGAGCGCCGAGAGGCTCGCCCCTCTGATAGGAGAGGAGGAAACCTTCGCCGTGAAGACAAAGAGGCGCGGGAAGCACGGGTTCACCAGTATGGACGTCAATCGCGAACTCGGTGCAAGAATAAGGGAACTGACCGGCGCCGACGTCAACCTCAGCTGGCCTGACAAGGTCGTTCAGGTCGAGATAATAGGGGATAAAGCCTACATCTCGGTTCTACCTGGGGAGGAGTTCAGGAAGTTCACGCCTGACAAGATAGACGCCAGGAAGCTCTTCCGCAAGGTCACCCTCGTCCAGATGCCCTACTGGGGCGATTACAAGGCCTGCAGGAGCTTCGGTGAGAAGATAGGTCGAGCCGCTCAGGCTTTCGAGGTCAAGGAGCTTATCATAGCTCCAAAGGAAAAGATGGATGCCTTCGAGCTGGCGGAGTTCATAAGGGGCATTAAGGTCGGCCAGGAGAGCAGGTATCAGATACAGCGCGAGGCCTACCCCTGGAAGGTCGAGAAGGTTCCGGTCTCGGTCTGGGACCTCTACCAGGTCGTCAGGGACAAGAGGCGGAGCAAGAGGCTGCTCATCATCACCGACCCAAAGGGACCGACGCTGGCGGAGGTGAAGGAGCACATCGCAAGGGATATGTTCTACGCCAAGGAGATTGTCATCTTTGTCGGCTCCCGCGAGGGCATTCCACGTGGCCTCTTCCGCTTCGCAGACTACGTGGTGGATCTGGCCCCATACATGACATTCGCAACTGAACACGGTATTCCCGCTGCTCTCGTCTCGCTTTGGGAGGTCTACGAAGAATACGCCCGAAGAAGGGAGGAAAAGGCATAGACTTTTCTTTTAATTCTTAATTATGTTTCCGGCGAGGCGTCAGACCCTAAGGTCCTCCTCACCGCTCGGGAATCCGCCGTACTCATCATCCGCCAGCGGGGATTCTCGCGAGAATTTTAAAGCTTCACGCCAGGAGGTAGAAGAGTCCGGCACCCACGAAACCGCCAAAGAGCGATGCCAGAAAGTTCGTGGAGTTGTTGTTGGTAATCCCCTCTTTCTCAAGGGTTGCCCCTATTAGACTGTCCAGATTAACGCCGATGAAGCCTCCGAGGGTAACGGCCAGGAGCATTATGGCCTTCTCGGACGTCACTGGGAGTGCAAAAAGGGCCATTATCAGGGCGCCTGCAAATGCGAACAGCTCTCCTGCCCATGAGACAGCGCCGTTGGTTCCAGGTTTAACTGGTTTAAGTGTTGTAATGAGCTTCGGGCTTTTCCCAAATATTTTACCCAGTTCACTTGCCAGTGTGTCCCCGTTAGCGGTTGCAATCGCGGCAAAACTGGCGGCCCAGAAAACGTCCATGTTGGAGAAGTACTCGAAGGTGAGAAAAATGACCGCGGCAAGTCCGTTGCCAAGGACGTTGCCCCAGCTTCTTATCCCGTTTCTGCTCTGGGCGGCGCCAAGCTTGGCCTTCTCCTTGAATTTGTACTTGGTGGCCAGAACGCCGAGGACCACGAAGGTTAGAAGTGCTGCAAACGGATACGCTCCACCCAACTCTATGACGGACAGGCCAAGGAGTGCCGCCGCAAGGGCCCCCTTAGCGTCCAGGGCCTTGAACCTGTAGGAGCCAAAGCCGAGTCCTGCAACCACTACAATGTCCACTGCCGCTCTCTCAAGCATCTCTGCCACCTGGGAGAAGTGCAGGAAGAGGCTTTATTATTCTTTCCCTCGGCGGTTGACGAAGGGAATAAAGGGAATTAAAGAACCTCGAACTTGACGGTCTCGGTCACGAAGGTTATGTCGAGCTTGTCAATGCCCGGTATCTTCTTGGAGACCTCGTTTATTATCTTCTCAAGCTCCTTCATATCCTTGGGGCCCACTATGTGGACCACGAGGTTGTGGGAACCGAGAGCGCGTTCGACGATCTTGATGTTCTCATCCTCAACGAGGATGGGGATTATCTCGTCAATATTGGCCGAGGGTTTGACCGTTATTCCAAGGATTACATGAACGTATCCCAGGGCATCGTAGTTGGGTATCACCGTGTACTTCCGTATGATGCCGTTCCTCTCCAAGCGGTCCATCCTGCGGGATATCCTCTGCCTGGTGGTGCCGAGAATCTCGGCAAGCTCCTTGTAGGTAAGGCGGGCGTTCTTGGCGAGGAGCTTCAAAATCTTTATGTCTATTCCGTTTATTTTATCAGCCATGTCTCCACCTCCCCCGAATTATGGTGGAAATTGAGCGCCCGATTATAAAAATGTTTCGATAAGTTGGAAGATTTCTAATCACTTGGTAACCTGCATCCCAGTGTTTCCTGTATAACTCAGTTATACGATAACTCTCTATGTTACAAATCCTTATCTCAATTGACGTAAATTTCATATGTTGCTCCACCTGTCCCTGTCCCGTTCCTGGTATTTTTCTATGGTCTCTCTGAGGGCTTCCGTGAGGTCCACACCGTAGTAATTGGCGATGCAGGAGAGGGCAAAGACAACATCCCCAAGTTCTTCCTTCAGGTGCTCTCTGTCGCCGGAGCCCTTAACGCCCTCCACTTTGAGGAGTTCATCGGCGAGTTCTCCTATCTCCTCCATCAGAGCTGCGAGCATCTCAAATGGCGTCCAGTACCCTCCAAACTCCCTGACGGTTCTGTCAACTTCCCTTTGAAGGTCGTTCATGCTCCTACACCAGCTCGATGCTGACCATATCCAGGTACCTCTTAAGGGCCTCGGTGTTGGTTCTGTAGAAGTGCATCTTGCCCTCCTTCCGCTCCTCTATAAGCCCGAGTCCCTTGAGGGTTCTCAGGTGATGGCTTATGAGGGTCTGATCCTGGTCGAGTATCCTTGAGATTAGGCACACGCACAGCCAGTTGTCCTTCAGGAGTTTGAGTATCCTGAGACGGAGCGGATTTGAAATCGCCTTCAGGAACTTTATTGTATCGCTTTCCACCTGAAGGTCAACTTCCCTGTCCAGGTCAGGTATTCCACAGGTTTCCGCACACTGCAGGACTGTCTTCCTTTGCCTCTCATTTAGCTCGTCCAAAAGGTCCTTGATCTTCATGGGCAACACCTGTAACTGGATATGGTTGGTTTCCTTTTAAGAATTTTCACATGAGGTTATTCTACAACTTCAATCTTCAGTCTGGTCCCGTCACTGCGGTACGCTCTCACACTGTCTTCTGTGAAGGGATAGGCGATTATCAGGTGAACTCCCCCAAATTTTGAGAAGAAGTTCAAATCCGCCTGGGAAGGCCAGGGACTTGGCCCTGGATGGGAATGGACGGTTCCCTTGATGCTCTCATCGTAGGGCAGCATCCATGTGTCAAAGAACGCCGAGCTACTCCCAAAGTGCGGGTTCGGTGCTATCAGAACCTCCTCGAAGACTCCATCTTTCTCCCGCAGAAAGCCCGCGAACTCGTTCGGATAGAACTCGCGGGCAAGCTCCAGCAGGTACTCCAGAAGTTCGCGTCTAATTATTACCGCTTCCATTTCGCTCACCGAAAATATTTAAAAATTCAGAGGACTGCTATGGCCTCTATCTCCACATCAACCCCTTTGGGCAGGTTGGACACCTCAACGACGGCCCTGGCAGGTTTGGACTTCGAAAAGTAGCGGTTGTAGACTTCGTTGAATCTGGCGTAGTTTCCCATGTC
Proteins encoded:
- a CDS encoding class III signal peptide-containing protein; amino-acid sequence: MKRKAQGAIEYLFMIAAALIIILIVVRQLQGRTSSATETIESAGNELNESLQNLNQSG
- a CDS encoding site-2 protease family protein; amino-acid sequence: MPKGVYECINCGHREVVDSTEPLIERACPECGGDMVLVEFQTEPEELTLPINQDVTFLPEAVERKVMEFYDAELERIDGRVFVFRVHAIREKNFERVLNELEELGYWAALKKRGGDILLFVFPAERIKEDNRWLPWIFLVATIFTTLFAGYYLSSLYIQLLDYYNLPGIRNPYVNAVAFSISVMAILGTHELGHKIAAAYHGVRATMPYFIPFPSMLGTLGAVIRVKSPLPTRNAAIDLGVSGPIAGFLVAIPVSIIGLKLSVPIPQNLVPPTEGGIVFGENLFFMLIEKYVVTFPEDSVVFLHPVAIAGWVGILVTFLNLIPAAQLDGGHIARSFLGEKAHRYLTMVVGLVLIGMSFLWVGWLIWGMLVLLMGSVGNPGALDEVSPVSRKRLLLAVIAVIIFIISATPRPMWVSG
- a CDS encoding DUF126 domain-containing protein, with translation MKLRGRKVVGGKAEGELIVSRKPLSFLGGVDPETGIVTDAESDIRGQSIAGKILAFPRGKGSTVGSYVIYALKKNGKAPKAILVGEAETIVATGAIIAGIPMVDGIDVSKLRSGKRATVNADEGLVEIEE
- a CDS encoding aconitase X catalytic domain-containing protein; translated protein: MYLTKEEELILAGEYGYALQKAMEILVALGEIYGADRLIPIKSAQIAGVSYKNIGDAGIEFLRDFADAGAKVSVYTTLNPAGIGDDEFMEKQMQVLELYRRMGIETTSTCTPYYGANLPKFGDHLAWSESSAVSFANSILGARTNREGGPSSLAAAIVGKTPNYGLHLDENRKATVVVEVDAKVETFVDYSALGYHLGKALGNDVPYLRGLKPSNVEYLKELGAAMAASGSIALYHVEGETPEYHRAIDDRLETITVEESDVRAVREAFSDDWSEIDMLLIGCPHASLAEIKEIAELLRMRGRPLKIPLFITASRAVKALADALGYTETIERYNGRIIPDVCFVVSPIKGWYGGVATNSGKSAFYFRSFGFKVRLDDVDNLLKEAP
- a CDS encoding LAGLIDADG family homing endonuclease is translated as MRKIKDLDVNELHEVVERVKLLRSLGCSYGKIVDIIADEYRLRLSKATVIRWCKGTHDPFNRIKRIVTKPSPELSYVIGVYLGDGSIHRKSNGKYLIKLKVIDEEFAKAFAESLQRLGVKTTVGLESDSTRVDRFYVEGSNKTLFQLLSSSKETLFSLSERYPVQFLRGFFDSEGFPTVNAGKTFDVKVGVVNSDVQVLKFAKKLLKELGIRSRMVKLYSKGHEFTIRGEVYTSNVDMFVLWISRFGDVVSFYENVGFTATRKSEKLRRAIELKESYPPAEAIRMWLIEYEKHGRGYVKRANLFKPPINSQREGAAGGSWPSPGGVWYGKDTREKEG
- a CDS encoding 30S ribosomal protein S15, whose protein sequence is MARIHARKRGKSGSKRPPRTAPPTWVEYTAEEVEGLVIKLRKEGYSAAMIGTILRDQYGIPSVKLITGKKITKILEENGLAPQIPEDLMALIRKAVKLRKHLEQHPKDKHSRRGLQLTESKIRRLVKYYRRTGKLPAKWRYDPEQAKLLVR
- a CDS encoding DHHA1 domain-containing protein, translated to MDRGAFLEKAREGAELIKMHIELGHTIRIISHRDADGITAGAILARAVAREGGTFQLSIVKQLSEELIQELASEKHRIYVFSDLGSGSISLIEKHLEGATVVVADHHPPEKDEFSTDSHVLVNPVPFGANSVRDLSGSGVAYFVAKEMNERNMDLAYIAIVGAVGDMQEIDGTFHGLNNDILEDGKRLNILEVRKELRLFGRESRPLYQMLAYATNPEIPEVTGDERKAIEWLRARGFDPDMRYWQLREEEKRKLHDALVIHLIKHGAPKEAIDRLIGDVVISPLYPEGDPRHEAREFATLLNATGRLNAGTLGVAICLGDEEAYKRARKMLEDYKREQIEARKFLIQNWGMADEGEHAYVFYAGKNIRDTLVGIAANIAINAGLANPEKPVVVLADSDEDENLVKGSARTTEKALAKGYHLGEALREVAEKLGGEGGGHAIAAGIRFPKGRIDEFIRLFNEALARQVEGKGGED
- a CDS encoding KEOPS complex subunit Pcc1 — its product is MRIEARAEIVWHYGDPGRAEAIAGALEVDNVGLPESLKKSLNVLTRWEDGDVITKVKYSGEIETLIKALDDLVFSIKIAEDVTEKV
- a CDS encoding 30S ribosomal protein S3ae, whose translation is MAKGNPRKRAAATKDKWKMKEWYIVYAPDFFGSKEIGLTPADEPEKVIGRVIETTLKDLTGDFTKGQVKLYFQIYDVKGQNAYTKFKGHTLARSYIRSLVRRRTTRVDGIFNVTTKDGYKLRVMGMVIAYRRIQTSQERAIREIIRDIIYKKAEELDYKDFILEAVSGKMGAEIAKEARKIYPIKRAEIRKIKVLAEPEA